In Elusimicrobiota bacterium, the following proteins share a genomic window:
- a CDS encoding cold shock domain-containing protein codes for MQGKVKWFNDQKGFGFITPDDGSADVFVHHSAIQSDGFRSLSENQAVQYDLLQTEKGPKAAGVVKL; via the coding sequence ATGCAAGGCAAAGTGAAGTGGTTCAACGACCAGAAGGGCTTCGGGTTCATCACTCCCGACGACGGCAGCGCGGACGTGTTCGTGCATCACAGCGCGATCCAGTCCGACGGCTTCCGCTCCTTGAGCGAGAACCAGGCCGTCCAGTACGATCTCCTTCAGACCGAGAAGGGCCCGAAGGCTGCCGGCGTCGTCAAGCTCTAA
- a CDS encoding FecR domain-containing protein, with protein MPPPLLKAPLLALAALFFGQAARAQIDIVERQGNVEVYLPRVQSWNRVTEVPWRVEKGDKIRTGGGSTASLLTPDGSKILLGASSEFTAESSAAVGTMALFKLEVGTLKAWVTKTLNRRFQVRTPTAVCSVRGTAFSVDVAASRATLIDVSEGVVGVKTLLGEEIELGDGRTMRSIRVMPDQPLERAAERAAAAAAAAAKPAAPAAAPKVIVAERKPLKRLEKTTAPRTVDDDFKKDVEREVALGQSKEAIQAAAAVESRRAEYQEGKTLIDAFGKRVRLEEYVVRPAADQFKLVALSERADRFDYFYYQARFNQTLPADLTAATRYLTGKSGAAPDYFITEFETGRSNTRDSVVEIGTGGHLVNSPLTADKVAYDGQTNTFTTETAGTAFWTTLFDNYSYKINGTEKYGWEPAAGANITSYDYAVGGIHTRILGGGADCALAGCAVAAPVNCTSTACENAARPSAITQPEGAGVFHDRVTITYAFDGTMEMYDFYVVSDEGRVATKADFSGVTSGARYKEKLVQHNFQQRIIASEFGGRSIDIVVEPKILIKAGVLQ; from the coding sequence ATGCCGCCTCCCCTCCTCAAAGCCCCTCTCCTCGCCCTCGCGGCGCTTTTTTTTGGCCAAGCGGCGCGGGCGCAGATCGACATCGTCGAGAGGCAGGGCAACGTCGAGGTCTACCTGCCCCGGGTCCAGAGCTGGAATCGGGTCACCGAGGTGCCCTGGCGCGTCGAAAAGGGCGATAAGATCCGCACCGGCGGCGGCTCCACGGCCTCCCTCCTGACCCCGGACGGCTCGAAGATACTCCTGGGGGCGTCCTCCGAGTTCACGGCCGAGTCCTCCGCCGCGGTCGGGACCATGGCCCTGTTCAAGCTCGAGGTCGGCACGCTCAAGGCCTGGGTCACCAAGACCCTCAACCGCCGCTTCCAGGTCCGCACGCCGACCGCCGTCTGCTCGGTGCGCGGCACGGCGTTCTCGGTCGACGTCGCCGCCTCCCGGGCCACCTTGATCGACGTCAGCGAGGGTGTCGTCGGGGTCAAGACCTTGCTCGGCGAGGAGATCGAGCTCGGCGACGGGCGCACGATGCGCTCCATCCGGGTCATGCCCGACCAGCCGCTCGAGCGGGCGGCCGAGCGCGCCGCCGCCGCCGCGGCCGCCGCGGCCAAGCCCGCCGCCCCCGCCGCCGCCCCCAAGGTCATCGTCGCGGAGCGCAAGCCGCTGAAGCGGCTGGAGAAGACCACCGCCCCGCGGACGGTGGACGACGATTTCAAGAAGGACGTCGAGCGCGAGGTCGCCCTCGGCCAGTCCAAGGAAGCGATCCAGGCCGCCGCCGCCGTCGAGTCCCGCCGCGCCGAGTACCAGGAGGGCAAGACCCTCATCGACGCGTTCGGCAAGCGCGTGCGCCTCGAGGAGTACGTCGTGCGCCCCGCCGCCGACCAGTTCAAGCTCGTCGCCCTCTCCGAGCGCGCCGACCGTTTCGACTACTTCTACTATCAGGCCCGCTTCAACCAGACCCTGCCCGCCGACCTGACCGCGGCGACGCGCTACCTGACCGGCAAGTCCGGCGCCGCCCCCGACTACTTCATCACCGAGTTCGAGACCGGCCGCTCCAACACCCGGGACTCCGTCGTCGAGATCGGCACCGGCGGCCACCTCGTCAACTCCCCCCTGACGGCCGACAAAGTCGCCTACGACGGCCAGACCAACACCTTCACCACCGAGACGGCCGGGACCGCCTTCTGGACGACCCTCTTCGACAATTACTCCTACAAGATCAACGGGACCGAGAAGTACGGCTGGGAGCCCGCGGCCGGGGCCAACATCACCTCCTACGACTACGCCGTGGGCGGCATCCACACGCGCATACTCGGCGGCGGCGCGGACTGCGCCCTGGCCGGCTGCGCGGTCGCCGCGCCCGTCAACTGCACCTCCACGGCCTGCGAGAACGCCGCCCGGCCCTCCGCGATCACCCAGCCCGAGGGCGCCGGCGTCTTCCACGACCGCGTCACCATCACCTACGCCTTCGACGGCACGATGGAGATGTACGACTTCTACGTCGTCTCGGACGAGGGCCGCGTGGCGACGAAGGCCGACTTCAGCGGCGTGACGAGCGGGGCGCGCTACAAAGAGAAGCTCGTCCAGCACAACTTCCAGCAGCGCATCATCGCCTCCGAGTTCGGCGGCCGCAGCATCGACATCGTCGTCGAGCCCAAGATCCTGATCAAGGCGGGGGTCCTCCAGTGA
- a CDS encoding PQQ-binding-like beta-propeller repeat protein, translating into MRRLLLALAAGLALASPASAGPAQTPWPMRLGNAQHTSSTTAGGSIGNPRVYWSRQVLGSGDFSGGVGTVRPRYGPSIGPDGTLLVPSFDRLLALNPSDGATLWQTGATGAKISQPAVTDNGLVIYSSQNVVVAVSTNTGAVQWTVDPRGPFTTFNFPGGSPAIGADGFIYLGDQDDERGLGTYPSYIYKIDASTGGVAWRTKVGASSYSGAPAISTDGAQVIYRGNYTGTISLASATGVFISSHYPGGWADSLALSVDDQGFAYFTSENAASGGEYLMKMDLLTNTTIWRTAGAGSDSNTTIFSPIIAPSRVIASNGFSNLQAFDRTTGAASWTYFPTASLQYGGAPTLVNGTSLYFLDDGKLVSLDPATGAVNWTMNYAGNDGYAQWGSGGIAVSSTGALYFTHTQTSGRNAYAVADSGARQVVGMSSSSIVAQNGSVWTSTVVFETRDGASALRGMASLAISQTATTGLAYNASATTYSVVGNLVNGQYSSSETGLLGLSVEANLNSLSHANWSTFSSTLTATLIGVGATASIVTRETRASTFTVTLSTPSIEDDGTGRIVQVTTLTFTVSNSTGGRVSNFPVGLDRTNFTGTCNAVAPESSLTPASNYYLTDSTGQVSVAYRLRYSESGTLLCAPALALPYVAPTVTAYALGLPNLPVVLADARASTFTVSYSSQALQSDVRRTTMTVTVFDPLGSTVPATIVLLKDMVGAAYFLYGFNGILAGPTVTCGGTQLIGYTDSLGRAQFHADGRNCGSHTFDNFASFLASAPVFTPNVAVSTPAVLVESNFLDSYQVSVPTVTSVGVSFRSTVTAVNAYGHQLPGYTESGVTLTPLFDQTAVQGTGTLGTSVMSFAGSGGQVVISSQTYNKIEDIQIKATRGSGSIKTGLSGTLVVRGPSHFIVTIPTGTQAGVPFSMTVRAVDSSSTPVVGYAGTLSLSALNAANQSLAGAGVLGVTNINMPANGVVTIANQTYTKAESIVIRAADTGAGVVGVSTYAAVVGAGTPAQIALLANPQSTIAGVPSVLTATIYDGYSNPVSNSTATFSVATGSGVVSLSLVNGSVVSAVTSTQAVTDAFGQTQAFFSSTNSLSAQANLLRASIGALARDTTVYSTVLVTSAGGAVVNFSNPLLRADIPANTYGFSVRLGIQGKSELAAADLALTTAAFAATANTFVSTTVLKLSAVRDASPTTAAGAGSRLVTVSMPYVVTSGSISVGAYGAQSILVPLSVMRVFKLNQATSVFEQVIDGVTAVNSVTGVVTAEVSNPDGIYALGAPSFTNLTTGSSATVTTALAGGTTAEVVVPTGGFSAPATISVTVPGASAVPALPARPGLTALGVTISVTAGGLQPSAPVTIKIGYTPAQVAGVNPDHLRLARYDATTGWVVLDSSADNETRQVTGTTDHFSLFQIVAQTPGASVADGFVFPNPFRPALGHTKIKLSNLPAGAHVKIFTATGRLLKELDADAAGQVLSWNGTDRDGRALASGVYLAVIEGTGGRRTIKFAVQR; encoded by the coding sequence GTGAGGAGGCTCCTCCTGGCGCTGGCGGCGGGCCTGGCTCTCGCGAGTCCCGCGTCCGCCGGCCCGGCCCAGACGCCCTGGCCGATGCGGCTAGGGAACGCCCAGCACACGAGCTCGACGACCGCCGGCGGGAGCATCGGCAACCCCCGCGTCTATTGGAGCCGGCAAGTCCTCGGCAGCGGCGACTTCTCGGGCGGCGTCGGCACGGTGCGGCCGCGCTACGGACCCAGCATCGGCCCCGACGGGACCCTCCTCGTCCCTTCGTTCGACCGCCTCCTGGCTCTCAATCCCTCCGACGGCGCCACGCTCTGGCAGACGGGGGCGACAGGCGCCAAGATCTCCCAGCCCGCGGTCACCGACAACGGCCTCGTGATCTATTCCAGCCAAAACGTCGTAGTGGCCGTTTCCACCAACACCGGCGCCGTCCAGTGGACGGTCGATCCGCGCGGCCCCTTCACGACCTTCAACTTCCCCGGAGGCTCGCCTGCGATCGGGGCCGACGGCTTCATCTACCTCGGCGACCAGGACGACGAGCGTGGCCTGGGCACCTATCCTTCCTACATCTACAAGATCGACGCCAGCACGGGCGGCGTGGCCTGGCGCACGAAGGTCGGAGCGAGCAGCTACTCGGGAGCTCCCGCGATCTCCACGGACGGGGCGCAGGTCATTTATCGCGGGAATTATACGGGCACGATCTCGCTCGCCAGCGCCACCGGCGTTTTCATCAGCAGCCACTACCCCGGCGGCTGGGCGGACTCGCTGGCGCTATCGGTGGACGATCAGGGCTTCGCCTACTTCACCTCGGAGAACGCGGCCTCCGGCGGCGAATATCTGATGAAGATGGACCTCCTGACGAACACCACGATCTGGCGCACCGCTGGCGCGGGGTCCGACAGCAACACGACCATATTCAGCCCGATCATCGCTCCGAGCCGCGTGATCGCCTCGAACGGATTTTCCAACCTCCAAGCCTTCGACCGGACCACCGGCGCCGCCTCCTGGACCTACTTCCCGACCGCCAGCCTGCAGTACGGCGGCGCGCCGACCTTGGTCAACGGCACGTCGCTCTATTTCCTCGACGACGGCAAGCTCGTGTCGCTCGACCCCGCCACCGGCGCCGTCAACTGGACGATGAACTACGCCGGGAACGACGGCTACGCGCAGTGGGGGTCCGGCGGCATCGCCGTCAGCAGCACCGGCGCGCTCTATTTCACCCACACGCAGACCTCCGGACGCAACGCCTACGCCGTCGCCGACTCGGGCGCGCGCCAAGTGGTCGGCATGTCCTCGTCCTCCATCGTCGCGCAAAACGGGAGCGTGTGGACCTCGACCGTGGTCTTCGAGACCCGCGACGGCGCGAGCGCTCTCCGGGGAATGGCCTCGCTGGCGATCTCGCAGACCGCCACGACGGGACTGGCCTACAACGCCTCCGCCACGACTTACAGCGTCGTCGGAAACCTCGTCAACGGACAGTACAGTTCCAGCGAAACCGGCTTGCTGGGTCTGTCCGTGGAGGCGAACCTCAACTCGCTGAGCCACGCGAACTGGAGCACGTTCTCCTCCACGCTCACCGCGACTTTGATCGGCGTGGGCGCGACCGCATCGATCGTGACGCGCGAGACCCGCGCCTCGACTTTCACGGTGACGCTCTCGACGCCCTCGATCGAGGACGACGGGACCGGCCGCATCGTTCAGGTGACGACCTTGACCTTCACCGTTTCCAATTCGACCGGCGGCCGGGTCTCGAATTTCCCGGTCGGCCTGGACCGGACGAATTTCACCGGAACCTGCAACGCGGTCGCCCCGGAATCCTCCTTGACCCCGGCCTCGAACTACTATCTGACCGACAGCACGGGGCAGGTGAGCGTCGCCTACCGCCTGCGCTACAGCGAGTCGGGGACCCTCCTATGCGCTCCCGCGCTCGCGCTTCCGTACGTCGCGCCGACGGTGACCGCCTACGCGCTCGGACTCCCGAATCTGCCGGTCGTCCTCGCCGACGCCCGCGCCTCGACGTTCACGGTCTCCTACTCCTCGCAGGCGCTGCAAAGCGACGTGCGGCGCACGACGATGACGGTGACCGTCTTCGACCCTCTCGGCAGCACCGTACCGGCGACGATCGTCCTGCTCAAGGACATGGTCGGCGCCGCCTACTTCCTCTACGGCTTCAACGGGATCCTGGCCGGCCCGACCGTGACCTGCGGCGGGACCCAGCTCATCGGGTACACCGACTCCCTCGGCCGCGCCCAGTTCCACGCCGACGGCCGCAACTGCGGATCCCACACGTTCGACAACTTCGCGAGCTTCCTCGCGTCGGCGCCCGTTTTCACGCCGAACGTGGCCGTCTCGACCCCCGCGGTCCTCGTCGAGTCGAACTTCCTCGACTCGTACCAGGTCTCGGTGCCGACGGTCACCTCGGTCGGCGTCTCGTTCCGCAGCACGGTCACGGCGGTCAACGCGTACGGCCATCAGCTGCCGGGCTACACCGAATCGGGCGTCACTTTGACGCCGCTGTTCGACCAGACCGCGGTCCAGGGCACCGGCACGCTCGGCACGAGCGTCATGAGCTTCGCCGGCTCCGGCGGCCAGGTCGTCATCAGCTCGCAGACCTACAACAAGATCGAGGACATCCAGATCAAGGCGACCCGGGGCAGCGGCAGCATCAAGACCGGCCTCTCCGGAACGCTCGTCGTGCGCGGCCCGAGCCACTTCATCGTCACGATCCCCACCGGGACGCAGGCGGGCGTGCCGTTCTCCATGACCGTGCGCGCCGTGGACTCGTCGAGCACGCCGGTCGTCGGCTACGCCGGCACCCTCTCGCTGTCGGCGCTCAACGCGGCCAACCAATCGCTCGCCGGCGCGGGCGTGCTGGGCGTGACGAACATCAACATGCCCGCCAACGGCGTCGTCACGATCGCCAACCAGACCTACACGAAGGCGGAGAGCATCGTCATCCGCGCGGCCGACACCGGCGCGGGCGTGGTCGGCGTCTCGACGTACGCGGCCGTCGTCGGCGCGGGCACGCCCGCCCAGATCGCGCTGCTCGCCAACCCGCAGTCCACGATCGCCGGCGTGCCGAGCGTGCTGACGGCGACGATCTACGACGGCTACTCGAACCCCGTGTCCAACTCGACGGCGACCTTCTCGGTGGCGACCGGCTCGGGCGTCGTGTCGCTGTCCTTGGTCAACGGCTCGGTCGTCTCGGCGGTGACCTCGACGCAGGCCGTCACCGACGCCTTCGGCCAGACCCAGGCCTTCTTCTCCTCGACCAACAGCCTCAGCGCCCAGGCCAACCTGCTGCGCGCCTCGATCGGCGCCTTGGCCCGCGACACGACCGTGTACTCGACCGTGCTCGTGACCTCGGCGGGCGGCGCCGTCGTCAACTTCAGCAACCCCCTGCTGCGCGCCGACATCCCGGCCAACACCTACGGCTTCAGCGTGCGCCTGGGCATCCAGGGCAAGTCCGAGCTCGCCGCCGCGGACCTGGCGCTGACGACCGCCGCCTTCGCGGCCACGGCCAACACCTTCGTCTCGACGACGGTCCTCAAGCTCTCGGCCGTGCGCGACGCGAGCCCGACGACGGCGGCCGGCGCGGGCAGCAGGCTCGTCACGGTCAGCATGCCCTACGTCGTCACCTCCGGCAGCATCAGCGTCGGGGCCTACGGGGCGCAGTCCATCCTCGTGCCGCTGTCGGTGATGCGCGTCTTCAAGCTCAACCAGGCCACGAGCGTCTTCGAGCAGGTCATCGACGGCGTGACGGCGGTGAACTCGGTGACCGGCGTCGTCACGGCCGAGGTCTCCAACCCCGACGGCATCTACGCCCTTGGCGCGCCGTCGTTCACGAACCTCACCACCGGCTCCTCGGCCACGGTCACGACCGCGCTCGCCGGCGGCACCACCGCCGAGGTCGTCGTCCCGACCGGCGGCTTCTCGGCCCCGGCCACGATCTCGGTGACGGTGCCCGGCGCCTCCGCCGTGCCGGCCCTGCCCGCGCGCCCCGGCCTGACCGCGCTCGGCGTCACGATCTCGGTGACCGCCGGCGGCCTGCAGCCCTCGGCGCCGGTGACGATCAAGATCGGCTACACGCCCGCCCAGGTCGCGGGCGTCAACCCCGACCACCTGAGGCTCGCCCGCTACGACGCGACGACCGGCTGGGTCGTCCTCGACAGCAGCGCCGACAATGAGACGCGCCAGGTCACCGGCACGACCGACCATTTCTCGCTGTTCCAGATCGTCGCCCAGACGCCCGGCGCCTCGGTCGCCGACGGCTTCGTGTTCCCCAACCCGTTCCGCCCCGCGCTCGGCCACACGAAGATCAAGCTCTCGAACCTGCCCGCGGGGGCGCACGTCAAGATCTTCACGGCGACGGGCCGCCTGCTCAAGGAGCTCGACGCCGACGCCGCGGGCCAGGTCCTGAGCTGGAACGGGACCGACCGGGACGGCCGCGCGCTCGCCAGCGGAGTCTACCTCGCCGTCATCGAGGGCACGGGCGGAAGGCGCACGATCAAGTTCGCGGTGCAAAGATGA
- a CDS encoding acyl-CoA thioesterase encodes MAAKPPKADRRLAPRPSRDSISDVADLMFPPDANMHGTVFGGKVLQMVDKAASVCAMRHSGKPCVTVAMERVEFLVPIHVGTFLIAKAQVNHTGRTSMEIGVEVYAEDMPGGSRVHTNSCLVTMVAVDDQGRPAPIPPLLVETPDEKERWIAAEARRKARSGSK; translated from the coding sequence ATGGCCGCTAAGCCCCCCAAGGCGGACCGCCGCCTGGCCCCGCGCCCTTCCCGAGATTCCATCTCCGACGTCGCCGACCTGATGTTCCCCCCGGACGCCAACATGCACGGCACCGTCTTCGGCGGCAAGGTCCTGCAGATGGTGGACAAGGCCGCCTCCGTCTGCGCCATGCGCCACTCGGGCAAGCCCTGCGTGACCGTGGCCATGGAGCGCGTCGAGTTCCTGGTCCCGATCCACGTGGGCACCTTCCTGATCGCCAAGGCCCAGGTCAACCACACCGGCCGCACCTCGATGGAGATCGGCGTCGAGGTCTACGCCGAGGACATGCCCGGCGGCAGCCGGGTCCACACCAACTCCTGCCTCGTCACCATGGTCGCCGTGGACGACCAGGGCCGCCCCGCCCCCATCCCTCCCCTCCTCGTGGAGACGCCGGACGAGAAGGAGCGCTGGATCGCCGCCGAAGCCCGCCGCAAAGCCCGCTCGGGCTCGAAGTAA